The following proteins come from a genomic window of Proteinivorax hydrogeniformans:
- a CDS encoding acyl-CoA dehydratase activase translates to MGKGVFIGIDVGSVSTNIVVLDDNQNLLSKEYIRTQGRPIEAIKKGFDAVSRFTKDNPVLSVGTTGSGRKLAAAMIGADVVKNEITAHAVGALKHDKDVRTVIEIGGQDSKIIVLNDSIVTDFAMNSVCAAGTGSFLDQQAARLGICIEDFGRIALESTTELRIAGRCSVFAESDMIHKQQLGNNIADILAGLCTSLARNYLNNVGKGKDIKSPIMFQGGVAANPGIVAAFEKELEQKILIPTHFDVMGAFGSAHLACIHRPVKSQFLGVEAIDDDFTTTSFNCNDCGNNCEVVNLKRNGIIVGSWGDKCQKYLQPLKQEKISS, encoded by the coding sequence ATGGGTAAAGGAGTGTTTATAGGAATAGATGTAGGATCTGTTTCTACTAACATAGTGGTTTTAGATGATAATCAGAACCTCCTATCAAAAGAATATATTAGGACTCAGGGAAGGCCAATTGAGGCTATAAAAAAAGGGTTTGATGCTGTTAGCAGATTTACAAAGGATAACCCTGTGCTATCTGTGGGGACAACTGGCAGTGGAAGGAAGCTTGCGGCAGCAATGATTGGAGCCGACGTTGTCAAAAATGAGATTACAGCCCATGCTGTAGGAGCTTTAAAACATGATAAAGATGTAAGGACGGTAATAGAGATAGGAGGGCAGGATTCCAAAATAATCGTGCTTAACGACTCTATAGTTACAGACTTTGCCATGAATAGTGTATGTGCAGCTGGTACCGGTTCTTTTTTAGATCAACAGGCGGCGCGACTGGGAATATGCATAGAGGATTTTGGGCGTATTGCTTTAGAATCTACTACAGAATTAAGAATAGCTGGTCGTTGTTCTGTCTTTGCTGAATCAGACATGATTCACAAGCAGCAATTAGGCAACAACATTGCTGATATACTAGCCGGTCTATGCACATCGCTGGCACGAAATTACTTAAACAATGTTGGTAAGGGTAAAGATATCAAATCACCAATAATGTTCCAAGGAGGGGTAGCGGCTAACCCTGGTATTGTAGCGGCCTTTGAAAAAGAGTTGGAGCAAAAAATACTAATACCAACTCACTTTGATGTTATGGGCGCCTTTGGATCTGCACACCTAGCATGTATCCACCGTCCTGTAAAGTCACAGTTTCTAGGCGTAGAAGCAATAGATGATGATTTTACAACTACATCTTTTAACTGTAACGATTGTGGGAATAACTGCGAGGTAGTTAACCTAAAGAGAAATGGCATCATCGTAGGAAGTTGGGGTGACAAATGTCAAAAGTACCTTCAACCGCTAAAACAAGAAAAGATAAGTAGTTAA
- a CDS encoding CoA protein activase, with the protein MGITFPRFGTSHVSIGNLLHWMGHDVIKPPKITENTIAVGTKNSPELACFPLKITTGSFIEALDNGADSILMAGGVGPCRFGYYGYLQKGALSQMGYKFDSYIIEPPARYPRQAYTTINKLRNKTPWHKVISYVYIALTKQKYLDRLHQVTLKTAPREMGEIKSFKIYEQFVKRVEPIKDVEFIKGLYDHYKYKLEKLQKIQPKARIKFLGEIYLVCEPAANLYIEEKLAKLGVEVERTIYLGEWFDGHVLKDMIPILKEKETARLAKAYLDQMVGGHGQETVAQTVKAKDQGFDGVIQVYPFTCTPEILAQGIISKVSKDKKIPVLTLSLDEHSAQAGIDTRLEAYVDLICQKKMQSEGVKLYG; encoded by the coding sequence ATGGGCATAACATTTCCAAGATTTGGAACAAGTCACGTGTCTATAGGTAACCTATTGCATTGGATGGGACATGACGTTATTAAGCCCCCAAAGATAACAGAAAATACTATAGCAGTTGGAACTAAAAACTCTCCTGAGTTAGCCTGCTTTCCTCTTAAAATAACAACAGGGAGTTTTATAGAAGCTCTTGATAATGGTGCTGATAGTATATTAATGGCAGGCGGAGTAGGACCTTGTCGTTTTGGCTACTATGGATACCTACAGAAAGGTGCTTTGTCCCAGATGGGGTATAAGTTCGATTCATATATTATTGAGCCTCCTGCGAGATATCCTAGACAAGCTTATACAACCATCAACAAGCTGCGAAATAAAACACCTTGGCATAAAGTTATTAGCTACGTCTATATAGCGCTGACAAAACAAAAATATTTAGATAGGTTACACCAGGTAACTTTAAAAACGGCCCCTAGAGAGATGGGGGAGATTAAAAGCTTTAAAATCTATGAACAATTTGTAAAGCGAGTGGAACCTATTAAAGATGTGGAATTTATCAAAGGGTTGTATGATCACTATAAATATAAGCTTGAAAAACTACAAAAGATCCAACCAAAAGCTAGGATAAAATTTTTAGGTGAAATATACTTAGTTTGCGAACCGGCAGCAAATTTATATATAGAAGAAAAGTTAGCCAAATTAGGTGTAGAGGTTGAACGGACTATATATTTAGGTGAATGGTTTGATGGACATGTGCTTAAAGATATGATTCCAATTTTAAAAGAAAAAGAAACGGCTCGCTTAGCTAAGGCTTACTTAGACCAAATGGTTGGTGGGCATGGGCAGGAGACAGTTGCGCAAACGGTTAAAGCAAAGGACCAAGGATTCGACGGAGTTATTCAAGTGTATCCATTTACCTGCACTCCAGAAATACTTGCGCAAGGAATAATAAGCAAGGTATCAAAAGACAAAAAGATTCCAGTTTTAACCTTATCCTTGGATGAGCATTCCGCTCAAGCGGGTATTGACACCAGACTGGAGGCTTACGTGGATTTGATATGTCAGAAAAAAATGCAAAGTGAAGGGGTGAAGCTCTATGGGTAA
- a CDS encoding acyl-CoA dehydratase activase-related protein — protein sequence MKNKLIGIPKTLLYYNVSEKVEEFFNILGVETLISPPTTKAFIKRGNSFSIDEACLPVKAGLGHLDYLANAGVDAIFLPRVVAIEKKKYICPKFLGLPEYCLSLMPHLPKLISPRIDLRTNNGLKKFCVELSRELDISPTKIRKTINKLNDKKPKKQKVMNKEVNVAVLGHSYNIYDPGLNSGILEKVKNYADVKTVEDYTDVELKMGKDLLPKPLFWSYGEEIAAAALSSMEKGEVQGIIVVTSFGCGPHSFVTEIIEQHRKKRRQTPIMFLTLDEHSAEAGLITRIEAFMDLLMLRREKLWA from the coding sequence ATGAAGAATAAGTTGATAGGTATTCCAAAAACCTTGCTATATTATAACGTTTCTGAGAAAGTAGAAGAATTTTTTAATATTTTGGGAGTTGAAACTTTGATCTCTCCTCCTACTACTAAAGCATTTATAAAAAGAGGAAATAGTTTCTCTATCGATGAAGCCTGCCTACCTGTTAAGGCAGGCTTAGGACATTTAGATTATCTTGCAAATGCTGGTGTTGATGCTATTTTTTTGCCTAGAGTCGTGGCTATCGAAAAGAAGAAATACATATGCCCTAAATTTTTAGGACTGCCTGAATATTGCTTAAGTCTGATGCCGCATCTACCTAAGCTAATATCACCTAGGATAGACTTAAGAACAAATAATGGATTGAAAAAATTCTGTGTGGAGTTAAGTAGAGAATTAGATATCTCACCTACAAAAATAAGAAAAACAATTAACAAACTAAACGATAAAAAGCCCAAAAAACAAAAAGTAATGAATAAAGAAGTTAACGTTGCTGTTTTAGGTCATAGTTATAATATTTACGACCCAGGCTTAAATTCGGGTATTTTGGAAAAGGTGAAAAATTATGCAGATGTTAAAACTGTGGAGGACTATACTGATGTAGAGTTGAAAATGGGAAAAGATTTACTTCCCAAGCCTCTTTTTTGGAGTTATGGTGAAGAGATAGCGGCAGCTGCTTTAAGCTCTATGGAAAAGGGAGAAGTTCAAGGAATTATAGTTGTTACTTCGTTTGGATGTGGACCTCACTCATTTGTAACTGAGATAATTGAGCAGCATCGTAAAAAAAGAAGACAAACTCCAATAATGTTCTTAACTTTAGATGAGCACAGCGCAGAAGCAGGACTAATTACTAGAATCGAGGCTTTTATGGATCTTCTTATGTTAAGGAGGGAGAAACTATGGGCATAA
- a CDS encoding stage V sporulation protein AE — MKKKVIIVTDGDKVAKSCVEKAAEKLNLRCISSSAGNPTELEGKEIKDLVMESEGLTVLVMVDDRGRAGQGKGERVTEYLVNQEDIEIIGALAVASNSPAVEPINPDKSITLTGDFVSHGVDKDGVEVSDNKIYGDTVENLESLGIDNIIGIGDIGKMCGKDSIAEGVPVTIKAIEEILKINGV; from the coding sequence GTGAAAAAGAAAGTGATAATAGTAACAGACGGCGACAAAGTTGCCAAATCGTGTGTTGAAAAAGCTGCAGAGAAATTAAACTTAAGATGTATTTCTAGTTCTGCGGGCAACCCAACTGAGCTAGAAGGAAAAGAGATTAAAGACCTTGTGATGGAAAGTGAAGGTTTGACGGTGCTGGTTATGGTAGATGATAGAGGTCGGGCTGGACAAGGAAAAGGAGAAAGAGTAACAGAATACCTTGTCAATCAAGAGGATATAGAGATTATTGGGGCATTAGCTGTGGCATCAAACAGTCCAGCAGTTGAGCCAATCAACCCTGATAAGTCAATTACCTTAACAGGTGATTTTGTATCTCATGGTGTTGATAAAGACGGCGTAGAGGTTTCTGACAACAAAATTTACGGAGATACAGTTGAGAACTTAGAAAGTTTGGGTATAGATAATATAATTGGCATTGGTGATATAGGCAAGATGTGTGGTAAAGACTCTATAGCAGAAGGTGTCCCTGTAACGATAAAAGCTATTGAAGAAATTTTAAAAATTAACGGAGTTTAA
- the spoVAE gene encoding stage V sporulation protein AE codes for MEYIIAFLVGGAICVIGQLLLDLTPFTPAHVLSGFVVAGGILGGLGIYPAFIEFAGAGASIPISSFGNSLAQGAMSEAASTGIVGVLTGMFELTSTGITSAIIFAFFFALFFNPKG; via the coding sequence ATGGAATACATCATAGCTTTTTTAGTAGGTGGCGCTATATGTGTTATTGGCCAGCTGCTACTAGACTTAACTCCGTTTACCCCTGCCCATGTACTTTCAGGATTTGTAGTAGCAGGAGGAATTTTAGGAGGTCTTGGAATTTATCCAGCATTTATTGAGTTTGCTGGCGCTGGCGCTAGTATACCTATATCTTCGTTTGGAAACTCTTTAGCCCAAGGAGCTATGTCGGAAGCAGCTAGCACTGGCATAGTGGGTGTATTAACCGGTATGTTCGAGTTGACAAGTACCGGTATTACCTCTGCTATTATCTTTGCATTTTTCTTTGCCCTGTTTTTTAACCCAAAGGGATAA
- the spoVAD gene encoding stage V sporulation protein AD, with protein sequence MAKKVGNWTYQLDTEINIVSSATVSGPKEKKGPYGQYFDITYSEMTCGEKSFEKAEKKLMTEAVEKALKNNKLKTDDVDIFLAGDLLNQIITSSFTASDLSIPFLGLYGACSTFVEGLIVGSTLLEAGCGKRVVTATSSHYAAAERQFRFPTEYGGKPPGYSQHTVTGAGSTVLEANKSGPKITHFTVGKVLDKGIKDPYDMGSAMAPAAADTLKNILDDTQKSPEDFDLILTGDLGQVGGKILKDLLNEAGYFLGTNYVDCGVEIYGEDPSVNAGGSGCACSALMTLGYYLKQKQYKKIIVVATGALLSPTTFQQGEAVPSTAHGVIIENKEES encoded by the coding sequence ATGGCAAAAAAAGTTGGGAACTGGACCTATCAATTAGATACTGAAATTAATATAGTCTCGTCTGCCACTGTTTCTGGGCCCAAAGAAAAAAAAGGTCCTTATGGTCAATACTTTGATATTACATACTCAGAAATGACCTGTGGTGAGAAAAGCTTTGAAAAAGCAGAAAAAAAGTTAATGACAGAAGCTGTAGAAAAAGCTTTAAAAAATAATAAATTAAAAACAGATGATGTTGATATATTTTTAGCTGGAGACTTATTAAATCAGATTATCACCTCAAGTTTTACAGCATCCGATCTTTCCATTCCTTTTTTAGGTTTATACGGTGCTTGCTCCACCTTTGTAGAAGGGTTGATTGTCGGATCCACACTTTTAGAGGCTGGGTGTGGAAAAAGAGTAGTAACAGCTACCTCAAGCCATTATGCAGCTGCTGAAAGACAATTTAGATTTCCAACAGAATATGGAGGAAAGCCTCCTGGATATTCACAGCATACAGTTACAGGAGCTGGCAGTACTGTGCTAGAGGCAAATAAATCCGGCCCTAAGATAACACATTTTACAGTTGGAAAGGTGCTAGATAAAGGAATTAAAGATCCTTATGATATGGGAAGTGCTATGGCGCCAGCTGCTGCTGATACTTTAAAGAATATTTTAGATGATACTCAGAAAAGCCCAGAAGACTTTGATCTTATTTTAACAGGCGATTTAGGTCAAGTTGGAGGTAAGATTTTAAAGGACTTACTAAATGAAGCTGGGTACTTTTTGGGTACTAACTATGTAGACTGTGGCGTTGAGATATATGGTGAAGACCCTTCTGTAAATGCAGGTGGGAGCGGTTGTGCATGCTCGGCGCTGATGACACTAGGGTACTACTTAAAACAAAAACAGTATAAAAAAATAATTGTAGTTGCTACAGGAGCTTTATTAAGTCCTACTACCTTTCAACAGGGAGAAGCTGTGCCATCTACAGCCCATGGCGTTATTATAGAGAATAAGGAGGAAAGCTAA
- the spoVAC gene encoding stage V sporulation protein AC, which translates to MSNKKQSNQQQKQTYSQYVKTHHPKTPLFKNCLNAFWVGGLICAIGQAIQNFFINVFGFSQTDAANPTVATIIFLGGLLTALGVFDRIAKFAGAGTAVPVTGFANSMVSAALEFKKEGFVLGVGGKMFSLAGSVIVFGVVTAFIIGVISAIL; encoded by the coding sequence ATGTCAAACAAAAAGCAAAGCAATCAACAACAAAAGCAAACCTATAGTCAATACGTTAAAACGCATCATCCTAAAACCCCTCTTTTTAAAAACTGTCTCAATGCTTTTTGGGTGGGTGGATTAATATGTGCTATCGGGCAAGCTATACAAAATTTTTTTATAAATGTTTTTGGGTTTTCCCAAACTGATGCAGCTAACCCTACTGTAGCAACAATAATTTTTTTAGGTGGATTATTGACAGCTTTGGGGGTGTTTGACCGGATAGCAAAGTTTGCTGGAGCAGGAACTGCAGTTCCTGTAACGGGCTTTGCTAACTCTATGGTTAGTGCTGCTTTGGAGTTTAAAAAAGAGGGCTTTGTGTTGGGGGTTGGGGGCAAAATGTTTTCACTAGCTGGTTCTGTTATAGTTTTTGGAGTGGTTACGGCGTTTATCATTGGTGTAATATCAGCTATTTTATAG
- a CDS encoding dodecin family protein codes for MIDTVTKVIELVGESPKSWEDAIQNAVAKSAKSVDGISGVEVLNLTARVEEGKLVEYKANVKVAFPVMDR; via the coding sequence ATGATTGATACAGTAACGAAGGTTATTGAGTTAGTAGGAGAATCACCGAAAAGCTGGGAAGACGCTATTCAAAATGCAGTGGCAAAATCAGCAAAAAGTGTTGATGGGATTTCAGGCGTTGAAGTGCTGAATCTAACTGCAAGAGTAGAGGAAGGAAAGCTTGTTGAATATAAAGCAAATGTAAAAGTCGCCTTCCCAGTAATGGACAGATAA
- a CDS encoding stage V sporulation protein AB, which translates to MISSVGYYFTFGFIGIASGVIVGTSLAAFLAVLDVIPRVAQLLRIRQKIILETAITFGAVLGTLVTVLDIEMWLPGFSAIFLGALMGIFVGMLTAALTEVLNVLPIIALRLGLINYVRILLVALILGKTLGSLLYWLLPQIQ; encoded by the coding sequence ATGATTAGCAGCGTAGGCTACTATTTTACCTTCGGCTTTATAGGAATAGCCAGTGGTGTCATTGTAGGGACCTCCTTAGCAGCGTTTTTAGCTGTTTTAGATGTTATTCCTAGGGTCGCGCAACTTCTTAGGATAAGACAAAAGATAATCCTAGAAACTGCCATCACCTTTGGGGCGGTATTAGGGACCTTGGTGACTGTATTAGATATAGAAATGTGGTTGCCAGGTTTTTCCGCTATCTTTTTAGGAGCGTTAATGGGAATTTTTGTAGGGATGCTGACAGCTGCTTTGACAGAAGTATTAAATGTTTTGCCGATAATAGCACTTAGGTTAGGGTTGATAAACTATGTAAGGATTTTGCTAGTTGCTCTTATCTTAGGCAAAACTTTAGGTTCGCTTCTTTACTGGTTACTACCTCAAATTCAATAA
- a CDS encoding stage V sporulation protein AA, with protein sequence MLVYIHYKERITVVKNQTVYLEDIADVVMAETEKKEKLLKFPIEVNTEKTGIKIISALDIIQQLIKEFPNLHFDLLGKDGIIVEVVSHKIKGLMGRHIFALVVAWLIIFIGSGLAIMSFHADVSMPLVHRQIFHLLTGENEPHPLMLQVPYSLGIGVGMVIFFNHIGKLKKRQEPSPLEVEMFLYNQNVNKYLTKEASTKKDD encoded by the coding sequence ATGTTAGTTTATATTCATTATAAGGAAAGGATAACTGTTGTCAAAAACCAAACAGTTTATCTAGAAGATATAGCAGATGTAGTTATGGCGGAAACGGAAAAAAAGGAAAAACTTCTCAAGTTTCCTATAGAGGTAAATACAGAAAAAACAGGTATTAAAATAATCTCCGCCTTAGACATTATTCAGCAGCTTATTAAAGAATTCCCCAATCTACACTTTGACTTGCTAGGCAAAGATGGAATAATAGTGGAGGTCGTAAGCCATAAGATTAAGGGATTAATGGGAAGACACATATTTGCCTTAGTTGTTGCTTGGTTAATTATATTTATAGGCTCAGGACTTGCTATAATGAGCTTTCACGCAGATGTAAGCATGCCACTTGTGCACAGACAAATATTTCACTTGTTAACAGGTGAAAATGAGCCCCATCCTCTGATGCTGCAGGTGCCATACTCCTTGGGCATTGGCGTAGGTATGGTTATATTTTTTAACCATATTGGGAAACTTAAAAAAAGGCAGGAGCCTAGTCCATTAGAGGTAGAGATGTTTTTATATAACCAAAATGTAAATAAATATTTAACCAAAGAAGCAAGCACAAAAAAAGATGATTAG
- a CDS encoding sigma-70 family RNA polymerase sigma factor, translating into MQSNFQRANQYPLLSKQEVLDLFERYHNGDEQARETLLNHNLRLVGKVVERYRGVYDSEDLFQIGCIGLLKAIDSFDHKQNVSFSTYAFPKIIGEIKMYFRDNNPIKISRKQMGQSKLVKEAQEELTQKLNRTPQISEIASHLDMTVEDVVVALDALQPIQSLEQPVGEEDDFYLKDQLKDSYFSKKLDNKIFLKEILTGLNEIERKVIILRYFKEKSQSQIAQILDMTQVQVSRLEKKIIQKLKDFAQ; encoded by the coding sequence ATGCAATCTAATTTCCAAAGAGCTAACCAGTATCCATTACTCTCTAAACAAGAGGTTTTAGACCTTTTTGAACGATATCACAATGGAGATGAGCAAGCAAGAGAGACGTTGTTAAACCATAACCTGAGGCTTGTCGGCAAAGTAGTTGAACGGTACAGAGGTGTTTATGACAGTGAGGACCTTTTTCAAATAGGGTGTATAGGATTACTGAAAGCCATAGACTCTTTTGATCATAAACAAAATGTTAGTTTCTCCACATATGCTTTTCCAAAAATAATTGGTGAAATAAAGATGTACTTCAGAGACAATAACCCCATTAAAATTAGCAGAAAACAAATGGGACAATCAAAATTAGTTAAGGAAGCACAGGAAGAACTAACTCAAAAGCTAAATAGAACACCACAGATAAGTGAAATTGCTAGCCATTTAGATATGACGGTGGAAGATGTTGTTGTTGCTTTAGACGCCCTTCAGCCAATTCAATCATTGGAACAACCGGTAGGAGAAGAAGATGATTTTTATCTCAAAGATCAGCTTAAGGATAGTTATTTCTCTAAAAAGCTTGATAATAAGATATTTTTAAAGGAAATATTAACTGGCTTAAATGAAATAGAGCGCAAGGTTATAATTTTAAGGTATTTTAAGGAAAAATCACAAAGCCAAATTGCTCAAATCTTAGATATGACACAGGTCCAAGTTTCACGTTTAGAAAAGAAAATAATTCAAAAGCTTAAAGACTTTGCACAATAA
- the spoIIAB gene encoding anti-sigma F factor — protein MELKIPSLSKNESFARVTIASFASQLDPTVEEINDIKTAVSEAVTNAIIHGYESEMGELFLSAKIEGDVVEIKVKDAGRGIDDIEQAREPLYTSKPELERSGMGFTIIENFMDEVEILSKSGSGTQITMRKKIVPSPNQN, from the coding sequence ATGGAGTTAAAAATACCTAGCTTATCTAAAAATGAATCTTTTGCTAGAGTTACTATAGCAAGCTTTGCCTCACAATTAGATCCAACTGTGGAAGAGATAAATGATATTAAGACAGCTGTTTCAGAGGCAGTTACTAATGCGATTATACATGGTTATGAAAGCGAGATGGGTGAGTTATTTCTGTCTGCTAAAATAGAAGGTGATGTGGTGGAGATAAAAGTAAAGGATGCTGGGAGAGGAATTGATGATATAGAGCAAGCACGGGAACCTCTGTATACATCTAAGCCAGAATTAGAAAGATCGGGGATGGGATTTACAATAATAGAAAACTTTATGGATGAGGTTGAAATACTTTCTAAATCCGGATCAGGCACACAAATCACTATGCGTAAAAAGATTGTTCCCTCACCAAATCAAAACTAA
- a CDS encoding anti-sigma factor antagonist (This anti-anti-sigma factor, or anti-sigma factor antagonist, belongs to a family that includes characterized members SpoIIAA, RsbV, RsfA, and RsfB.), whose amino-acid sequence MEVTFSYKNNCVIAELRGELDHHSGEHVKKELKKEIEKDLAGNLILECSKLTFMDSSGLGIILGRYKELRAKKSKMILCGLRPNIKKVINLSGVDKIIKCYPDLKIAIKAVKEEY is encoded by the coding sequence TTGGAGGTTACATTTAGCTACAAGAATAATTGTGTGATTGCAGAGCTAAGAGGGGAACTAGACCACCATAGTGGAGAACATGTAAAGAAGGAACTTAAAAAAGAAATTGAAAAAGATTTAGCAGGAAACTTGATACTCGAATGCAGTAAGCTAACTTTTATGGATAGTTCAGGATTAGGTATAATACTTGGAAGGTACAAAGAGCTTAGGGCTAAAAAAAGCAAGATGATACTGTGCGGATTGAGACCAAATATAAAAAAAGTAATTAACCTTTCAGGAGTGGACAAAATAATAAAGTGTTATCCTGATTTAAAAATAGCTATAAAGGCAGTAAAGGAGGAGTATTAG